The sequence below is a genomic window from Fibrobacter succinogenes.
ATGCTCGACAATATGGATTTGATCAGCTACCTGAAGGAACGCCAGCCTGGTATTGAAATTTTTGTGCTGTGCGATGACCGCAATTGGCAAGGCGCCGCAAGCGCCATTACTCGCGGTGCTACTAGCTTTTTGAAGAAGCCCATCACATTGTCGCTTCTTGAAAACACAGCTAATAAAATCCAGGCTCAACAGCAAAATAAGTCCAACACGCAGCTCATGGAATCCCAAGTGTTGGACAGCCTTCTCGGCGACACGCCCGAGATGCGCAAAATTTTAAAGACTGTTTACAAGGTCGCACCGACCAACAGTACGTTGCTCATAACCGGCGAATCCGGTTCGGGCAAGGAGTTTTTAGCAAACGTTGTTCACCGCTACAGCAAGCGCGCTAACGAACCGTTTGTACCGGTCAACTGCGGAGCTATCCCCGAGAACCTCGTCGAAAGTGAACTCTTCGGTAGCAAGAAAGGTTCATACACAGGTTCTACCGCCGACAAGAAAGGCTTGTTCGAATCTGCAAACGGCGGTACACTTTTCCTCGATGAAGTCGGCGAACTGTCGCCAGCCACACAAGTTAAACTTTTGCGTTTCTTACAAAGTCACGAAATCAGGCGCGTGGGCGAAACAGAGGCTCGCTATTTGGACATTCGCATTATCGCTGCAACAAACCGCGATTTGCAACAGGCCATGCACGAAGGGCGTTTCCGCGAAGACCTTTACTACCGCCTGAACACATTCCATTTGCAGCTCCCGCCGCTGAGAGAAAGAAAGCCAGTCATTCCGAACTTGATACGTTATTTTATTCTAAAGAATAAGGAAGCGCAAGGGAAGGAAATCCATGACCTTGAACCGGCAGCGCTTTATGCTTTGACAAAATACCCCTACCCCGGCAACATTCGCGAGCTCGAAAACATCATGGAACACGCGATTGTGCTTTCGGAAGGTGGAATCATCAAGCTCGAAGATTTGCCTGAATATGTGCAGGTTGAAGCCCGCGAAAAGACGGTCGCCATCCCACACATCAAGGATGCTGGCAGCTACAAAGAAAGCGCTAGTGAACCTATTAGCGACATCGTTGAAGAAGTCGAGGATGACGAGAAATCTGCCGAAAATCCAATCGGAACCCCGATTCATTTTGAACCGATTTCGGGCAAGACGGATAACGCAGGGCTTTTGACGCATAACCCAACCAAGTACTTAACGCATAATCCAGAGCCAGACGATGAAGAAATTCTTTCGCTCGACGAAATGGAACGCAGACACATTCTGCATGCGCTGAGCATTTGCAAAGGGAACAAGACCGAAGTGTGCAAGAAGCTCGGGATTAGCCGTGCCACGCTTTGGAGAAAGCTCAAAGAACTGAAAATTGAAATGGATGGCGGAGAGGAGTGAGCGGCTACGCCGCAGTTGTCTAAATTCTAAGTTCTAAGCTCACACCTCAACGAGTGTTGCGACTAAGCAGGAATCTTTCGTTGAGCCGCTACCGACAAAGTCTACGTCTTGGGATTTTTTCCAAGACGTTTTTGCTTTGGGATGAACGGAGGAAACGGCCGCGAGAACGTCACGTGCAAATGCGTTCAAATTAAATTCACTGTAGTTGGAACTCACCATGAAGAATCCATTCGGATTCAGAAGTTCAGCACATTCTGCAACAAGCGGCATCAAGTGTTCGCGCACGTTAAAATTAAAACCCTTGAATCGCGCAAAGCTAGGCGGGTCAAGCACGATGCCGTCAAAACGGAGCCCCTTCTTTTTTGCCCAGTGCACATACTCAATCGCATTACCGCGAAAGAATTCTCCTGGACGCAAATCGAGCCCATTTAACGCATAATTTTCACGGCCCTTATCGAGAATCTTACCGCTGATATCGGCATTCGTAGCTACCGCAGCACCGCCCAAACGCGCATGCACCGAGAAACTGCAAGTATAACTAAAAAGGTTGAGGAATCGCGGACCATCGAATGCAGCGGGATTCGAGGATTGCGCAGTTTCGGGATGCGAAGAGCATGCGCCGGACATCGCGCGGAAGCGTTCTTCAACTTCCAATCGCACATGACGCATATCCAAGAAAAGACCCGGATTAATCGTATCCATCAAATCCACATGGAACTGAGCCTTCCCCTCGCGCACAACGCCAACAGCATCTTCACGCGAACCCACCACCACATCCATGGGAGCATTTTCAAGCGAACGCCCCGCACTAGAAAGGCGTTCCTTTGTCACAACGCAAACAGGATTGAAGAGTTCGCCAACAGCATTGACAATTTCAGTCTTGCTTGTCAAAAGTTCCGGCCCAAAGAACTGCATCTGGTAACGGTCGCCAAACTTATCAATCGTGAGTCCCGGGAAACCATCAGCAGAGCCATTCACAATGCGCAAAGCATCCGTGACAGAAAACAGAGAAGAGCGCTTTTCAAGCGCAATCGCTAACTTGTTTTTTAAATCAAAAGCCATTCGAGAAAATGAATCCTAGATTCTTCGACTTCGCTTGTTGTAGAAACGGCCCTGAGCTTGTCGAAGGGCCCAGGATGACACAGCAAAAATAGAAAATTCAGTGGATCCCGTCGGTTGTTTCACGCTCTCCAGGATGACAACACTTTCGTCTATTTATCCAAAGTCTTGATTTGGTCAACGAACTCGCCCACTTCCTTAAATTCACGGTAGATGGAAGCAAAGCGGACGTATGCTACTGCGTCGAGTTTCTTGAGTTCCTGCATCACGAGGTTGCCGATTTGATCATAACTGACTTCGGAATTTTCGGATGTCTGCAAAGCATTTTCGACACGCGTCACAAGCTGTTCAATATCGTCGATGGACACCGGTCTTTTTTTGCAAGAGTTCATTATACCGCGCAAAAGCTTTTCACGCTGGAACGGTTCGCGTTCACCACTGCGTTTAATAACGGTCAACTGCTGGACTTCAACGTATTCACGAGTCGTAAAACGTCGACCGCAAGCACAACATTCACGACGGCGGCGAATCGACGAACCACTCACGCGGCTATCGACAACCTTATCGTTATCATTCTTGCAAAAAGGGCAAATCATGCGTTGAATATAGGTTATTTTGAAGAAAAAGGTGATTAAAATCTTTATAAAATTACATTGTTTAGTAGAAAGTAGGCGGTAGGACAAATGCGTAGGTCGAGCGTCGCGGCCAAGAGTGTGCAAATTTATGCAAGCATAAGCCATTTATGGACTTATATTTGATAAATGCAGCCACGGACGCGAAGCGTCAACCTCTTGAGCGTAGCGAGAGTACAAGTTAGAAGTGATGCAAAAAAAACGGCACCGTCAGGCACCGTTTTCAAATTTTCGATTGCGCTCGCTAATTAAGCGTTAGCCTTCTTAAAGTCTTCGACGTTCTTTGCAAATTCAGCGAGGTATTCCTTGGCTGCTGCAGCAACAGCTTCCGGAACGTAGCCGAATTCCTTTTCGAGAACGCCAGCCGGAGCAGAAGCTCCGAAGCGTTCGAGACCGGAGACCTTGCCGAAGCCACCCACGACCTGGGCGAACAGGAGCGGAAGACCGCTGGACTTTGCAAACACCGGAGTCCACGGAGCAATGATGCTGTCGCGGTAGGCCTTGTCCTGCTTGAGGAAAAGAGCCGGGCTAATCATGGAGACCACGCGAACGGCCTTGCCTTCGGCGCGGAGGAGTTCGGCAGCCTGATGTTCGAGGAGAACGTCACTTCCGTTTGCAACCAAAGTAAGTTCCGGCTTCTTGCCTGCGGCAGTGTTGTCGCTGACGATGTAAGCGCCCTTGCGGCAAGCCTTGGCGGCTTCGTAGCGGTTGTCACCCGGGAGCGTATTCACGACCTGGCGAGTAAGGATGAGAGCCGTCGGGCTGTCGTTGTTTTCAAAAGCCATTTCCCATGCTGCGAGCGTTTCGTAAGCATCGGCCGGACGGAGAACGAGCATTTCAGCCTTGCCGCTAGCCTTCGTGAGGCTTTCGAGCAAGCGGATCTGCGTTTCGTGTTCGATCGGCTGGTGCGTCGGGCCGTCTTCGCCCACGCGGAAGCTGTCGTGCGTAAACACGTACTTGACCGGGAGGCCCATGAGAGCAGCCATGCGGATTGCCGGCTTCATAAAGTCACTGAACACGAAGAACGTTGCGCAAATCGGATAGAGACCGCCGTGGAGAGCGATACCGTTAGCAATGGCACCCATCGTGAGTTCTGCAACGCCGACCTGGACAAATGCGCCCTTGAAGTCGTTAGCGCGGAAGATGCCCGTCTTGTCGAGGAATGCCTGCGTGTTGTCGGAGTTCGAAAGGTCTGCAGAGCTGCAGATGATGTTGTGATAATTTTCGGCGAGGTAGCCAAGAACCGTACCGCTAGTGACGCGAGTGGCAACGCCTTCCTTGATGTTGAGCTTGGAGAGGTCGATCTTGAGACCCTTGCCCGAGAGCCATTCATTGAGGGTTGCGGACTTTTCGGCGTTAGCCTTGTCCCAAGCAGCCTTGGCCTTCTTCCATTCGGCAACTTCCTTGCGGAGTTCGTTAGCGCGGGCTTCAAAGCCAGCCTTCACGTCATCAAAGACCTGGAACGGATCGTCCGGATTGCCACCGAGATTCTTGACCGTTGCAGAAGTAGAAGCACCGGCAGCATTAAGCGGCTGACCGTGCGTAGAAACAGCGCCTTCGTAGCTCTTGCCGTCTTCGGCGATAGCGCCCTTAGCCATCGTAGTGTGACCGTAGACGAGCACCGGCTTTTCAGTTTCTGTCCAAGCGGCCTTGAAAGCCTTGCGGAGTTCTGCAATGTTGGAACCGTCGCATTCAATCACGCGGAAGCCCCAGGATTCGTACTGACCAACGAAGTCGTGGTCCATCACGTCTTCAGTCTTGCAGCTGAGCTGGACCTGGTTTGCGTCGTAGAAGAAAATGAGATTCGAAAGCTTGAGGTGACCAGCAATGCGGCCCACGCCGTATGCGATTTCTTCTTCGAGGCCACCGTCAGAAACGAGGCAGACCGTCTTGTGTTCGACGATGGAACCGAAGCGTTCGACCATGAAGCGTTCAGCGATAGCACCACCGAGAGCAATGCCGTGACCGATGCCGAGCGGGCCCGAAGAGTTTTCAATACCAAGGGAGACATCGACTTCAGGGTGGCCCGGAGTGCGGCTGCCAAGCTGGCGGAAATTCTTCACGTCTTCGAGGGTAAGGCGGTTCGTGAGGACGAGTTCGGAATAGAGGAGCGGGCTCATGTGGCCCGGGTCCATGAAGAAGCGGTCGCGAGCCATCCAGTTAGCGTTGTCCGGATCGTAGCGCAAGAATTCTGCAAACAAAAGCGTAATAGCATCGGCGGCGCCCATGGCTCCACCCGGATGTCCGGACTTGGCCTTCTGCACCATCGCGGCAGAAAGGATACGGACGTTGTCAGCTGCTTTTGTAACTAATGAATCTTGCACGGTCTAACCCCTTTAGAGTTTTGTTTTTACGCGGCAAATTTAGTTTTTTCTTGCAAAACTCTCAAGGTATATTGTCAAATGAAAAGCCCAAAGCAATAAAAAGTTATATTTTCATCACAAATTACTATTCAGTAAAATCGCCCCCAAACGGAGCGGTTTTGTGTATTTTCGAGAAGGATTCAAATGAACTACAAAGACGCTATCTTGAAACTGTTCAAGAACTTAGCACACCCCGCCGGTATTATCGGAACAATTGTCGCACTCATCATCCCCATCCTTATTTATCTTTTAGGTTCCCCCAAGGGAAGCCATAAAGATATTATTCGGCAACTCGATTTAAATCTTCCATTCGGTCTTTTTTGGCTACAACTCATCCTGGGCATCGTTCTTTTCTGCGTTTTAAACAAGGATTTTAGAGAATGGATCAAGGGAATCCTCCCCGAAAAATCCATCAGCATCATGGCGCTAGTGTTTGCCGTAGCCGTATCCATTTTCGCAGGCACACAGATTGAAGCACGCCACCGTGTGCAAAGTGACGAAAGCGTATTCATGTCCGTAGCACAGAACATGTACTACAATCACATATCAGGAACGTGCAACCAAGGCGATTTTGATCAAAACCAACTCAATTGCCACGCCAACTCCAACAGCTTCAAAACCAAGGGACTTTCGTTCCTTTACTATCTCGGCATGCCGCTGTTCGGGAACAATCTTCGCTGGATTTTTACAGCAGAATTCGTGATGCTACCGCTTTCGTTCTTGCTCATGTTCCTTGCGATTGTCGCATGGACCAGGCAACCGCTCCTCGCCTTCTTGGCATCGCTCCTCATGGCACTCCAACCGACAGTGCTGTTCCAGTTCCGCGCCATGTCCGTCGAGCCACTCTACATATTCCTCTCTGCACTTTCGCTCCTCGTTTTCAAGTGGGCTTATGATAGAAACACCATAAGGCATTGGACGCTCCTTGCCCTCATCCTCGCCTTCTTTGCGCAAACCCGCCAAGAAACAATCTTCTGCATTTTCGCATTCATCCTCTTTGCACTCCCGAAACTTCTCGACAAGAAAGACGCCAAGGCCCCCACATTCTTCGTCGTATTCTCGATTTTCTCCGTCCCTGTGCTCCTCACCATCAGCTATTTCCAAGGCTTTGGTTTCCAGGGCGGTGAATTCGAAGCCCATGGTCACTTCTTCGAAGACCTCGCCAAGAACTGGGACGTGATGACCATGAAGATTGGAGACAACGGAGAACTCCGCAATCCGTTCCTCAGCTACTTCAACTACCTCTTTGTAATCGGAGCCATCTACCTCGTCTTCCGCGCCATCAACGATGCCCGAAAGAGCGACTTCACCTACCTCAAGATTCTCAGTTTCTTACTCCTGTACCACGTTCAGACGTACGTCATTCTCGAGAACGTTTCCGGCGATTTCAGCATTGAAATCAACCAACGCTATAGCCTTGTGATGCTCCCGACGATGGCATTTGTGGCCGCACTCCCCATCACGCACATGATCCAGTATTTTGCAACTCCGATGAACAGCAAGGAACAAAATGCCAAAGGCGCCTTCGCTGGCATACTCATCGCAGCCATCATCTTTACCGGTTGGACATTCCATTACAAGCAAGACTTCAACAAAAACATCATGTACAACCGCAACCACTTGACCATCGAAGAATACGAGATTCTCGGGTGGCTCAAGGAACAGCCCAAGGCTGACCGATTCTTTATTTACGGACGTCCGTGGCATTTTATAGGTTACGGAATTTCTTCTATCCATTATGACGAAGCTCGAAAAATGAGCAACGCCAAAATGAAGAAACTCATCGATAAATATAAAGGCGAAGTCTATTACATCCGCGGACTGGACTGCTGGGACAGCCACACTTACCACAAGAAAGCAGTGGAACACCGTATCGCCACGACCTGCGACGTTTTCGAGCGCGAAATGGATATGACCGGAGTTAAGAACATCTTGATTACGAACAACTACTGGGTTCAAATCGCAAAGTTCAACGGTCGCAAGAATTACTCCCCAGAAAATATTATTTCGACCAGCGAAATTGAAATCATCCCGGATGATTCCACTAAGAGCAAAGCCGCTGCATTAAGAATAAACTACAAACTCAATGAAAAAGGAACTGCCGTAGCTAACTGGACCTTAACAATAACCTTGAATGACCAACCTCTTACCATAAAAAAATACCAATTTGGCGAATACAGCAAGGATATTAATATCGAAGGATTACAGCCTGGCTTTAACCAGATCCGCTTTATCGTACAAGATTTAGCGACAAAAAGCAAGCTTGCCGACATTTCAAAATTTCACTTTGAAAAAGCAAACGGAGTCGTCGCTCTTACGGAAATTCCTATAGTCTCACACCAACAAGAATGGGGCCAAATGCACAAAAACGAAAGCATTGAAGGCAACAAGTTAACCGTAAACGGACAACTTTACGCGAACGGAATTGGTACGCACGCCTCATCTACAACTGTTTTTGACATCGACAAAAAATATTCGAGATTCAGGCTTTCCGCAGGCCTTGATGACGAATCCCTTTGCAGCGAAGGCGTTGCTGTCGAAGTTCTCGGTGACGGAAAATCTCTCGTAAAAACCCCGTTCTTCAAGAATGGCGTATTGCACAAAGTCGAAGCCGACGTTGCCGGAGTCCAAAAGCTGACCATAAAATCCATGCCGCAAAAAAGCATCAACTGTAGCCATGTGGATATCATCAATCCGGTATTGATTCCGTAGCAGTTTCGCCGCAGTTGGCAGAACTTAGTCCGCTCCGCTCTTAGAGCTTAGAAAAACAGACAAAATCCTAAGTTCTAAGCTCCGAGTTACTAGTTACTAGAAGTAATTTATATAAAAATTCCCTAGTAACTAATAACTATTAACTAGTAACTATTTTTCAAATTGCTATAATTGCACTATGCTTTTATCCGTAATTATTCCTGTTTTTAATGAAGAAGAAATCGTTGCCGAAACCTACCGTGTCTTGGAGGAAGAGCTCAAGGATATCGAACACGAACTCATTTTTGTCAACGACGGTTCCAAGGACCGCACCCGCGAAATCGTGGAAGGTCTTCTCCCCGGAAATCCGAACAACAAGATTATCAATTTCAGCCGCAACTTCGGTCACCAGGCCGCATTCAGCGCGGGTCTCGACCATTGCATTGGCGATGCGGTAGTGATTATCGACGGCGACTTGCAAGACCCGCCTAGCCTTATTCACGAGATGCTCGAAAAGTGGCGTGAAGGCTATCAAGTTGTTTACGCACAGCGCAACAAGCGCAAAGGCGAAACCCTTTTCAAGCGCTTTACTGCATTCTGCTTCTACCGTATAATTGGCAAGCTCACAAGCATTGACATTCCGCCTGACACAGGTGACTTTAGACTCATGGACCGCTGCGTGGTCGACCAGCTCAAGAACCTCCCCGAACGCAGCCGCTTCTTGCGCGGCCTCGTGTGCTGGGTCGGCTTCAAGAAAATCGGCGTCAAGTACGACCGCGCCGAACGCACGGCAGGCACTTCGAAGTATCCGCTCAAAAAAATGCTCCGCCTTGCCTTCGACGGCATTACAGGGTTCAGCTCTGCGCCGCTCAAGATCAGTTTCTACATGGGATGGATCGCAACGATTGTCGGATTCGCCTTGCTCGTCTGGTCGATTCTCGAAAAGTTCCTCTCCCCAGCAACAACGGTTCCCGGTTGGGCATCGCTCATGACGGCAATTATATTCTTTGCCGGCGTGCAGCTTTTGACCATCGGCATTCTCGGCGAGTACATCGGCCGCATCTACGACGAAGTCAAGCAGCGCCCGCTGTACATCGAAGACAAAAAATAATTCGGAATTCGGACAACTGCTCGGCTCGGAAATGCCAATGCTTGCATTGGCATTTCCGAGCCGAGCAGTTGGTGCTTGAGCGAAGCGAAAGTACAATTAGGAATTGACGCATTTAGGATTGTCATTCCCGATTTATTCGGGAATCTCCTTGCTTAGAAATTTTTAAGTTAAAGGAGAAGCCTGCCTTCGCAGGCATGACGCGATAAAAGTGAATATGGAGTAATTACAGAATTTAACTATGAAAAACAAACTATTCGTAATGAGTGCCGCGAGTGGCGCAGGAAAGACCACCCTCAAGGATCTGGTCATCAAGGATTTTCCGGACATCAAGTATTCCATCTCCGCAACAACCCGCAAACCGCGCGAAGGCGAAGTTGATGGAGTCCACTATTTTTTCAAGACAAAAGAAGAATTCGAAAAGCTCATTAAAGAAAACGGCTTGATTGAATGGAACGAAGTCCACGGCAACTACTACGGAACGCCCAAGAGTTTCGTTGAAAAGACTCTCGCCGAAGGAAATCGCGTGCTGTTCGACCTCGACGTTTTCGGGAAAATCAACTTCGATAAGGTCTACCCCGATGCCACGGGAATCTTCATTTTGCCGCCTAGCGAAGAAGAACTCGAACGCCGCCTCCGCGGACGCGGCACCGATAGCGAAGAAGTCATCCAGCTCCGCCTTGCAAACGCCAAAAAGGAAATTGAATTTGCAAAGACCAAGGGCAAGTACGAATACACGATTATCAATGACGATCTGCAAAAAGCCGCAGACGAACTCCGCGCCATTTTAAGACAGAAGTAAATTGATTATTGGTCATTAGTCATTGGTTGTAATTTGACTTTGAATTCGCACCCGATGAAAATTCCCGCCCCATCGTTTACTGAGAGGCGGGAATTTTTGTGTGAGGTGTTATGTGTGAATTCTTACGACAATGGAATTTTCAAAGAAGCTCGGGTCTGCCCCCAAGCGCCACAGCTTAGAGCCATATGCAAACAAGTTCGGACGCGCCTTGCGTAAAATTGCGGCACCCGTTGCACGCAGATACCCCGCTTTGCTCTTGGACTGCATTCCCTTGAGCTTAGCCCCCAAGTCATCAATGCTTACGCTAATTGCATTGTGATCATGCGGGTTGTACGGTTCCGCCTGCACCTTGGTAGAGAGCGATTCAAAAACCTCCAGACTTTTGGCACCAAGCGCAGTATCATCAAAAAAGCGGAAAGCCGTCGCCGCCTTTACAACGGATTCAAACTTCTCGATGCCATCAATCCACGGATAGTTCGTTGCCCCCACAAGCCCGACCGTAAAGTCAAACGATTCCGCTTCGCGGAAATAGCGGATAAACATTTCCTCCGGAGATTCCTTTTCGGGATTTGGCTTGAGAACATCTTTAGCAGCCGTCAAGAGAATCGCGGACACATCCGTTTCTCCAGTTGCAATCGGAGCATTCGCCTTGTAAACTTGTTCAAACCCACTGTCGCCGCGGAACCCGCCATAGACATACGCAAACAGAGCTTCCGCTGCTACAGGCTTTATGAGGTGTAGCACAAGCGGCAAGAAGTTCGCAAACACCGTCGAACGACGGCGCATAAGTTCTGCGACAAGCAAGCCATCTCGTTCCTGAACCGCAAGCAACAACGCCCCCACATGCAACAAGAACGAATACTGCCCAACATCTAAATTCTTGATGTCGCTCGGCAAATAGACTCTGATTGTCGCTTGCAATTCCTTTGGCAAGTACATGTACCAAGAAGGCGTAAAGTAGGCACTGCCGTCTACGCACTGCATCTGCGAAAGTTCCTCATCTTTTGCTGATGCGCCATCAACAAAATCAAGAATTCCGGTCGCGCTTCGCGAGAACCCGTAAACCGTTATGTCCCGGGACGTTTCAATCTTCACGTAAAACATTTCATTTGCCATTGCAGGCCTCCTTTCTGAAGGTTACAATGTAAACTTAGATTTTAATAGTGTCATATAATGACATTTTAGAATTTTGCAAAAAAAAAATTCTTTTTTTTACAACGAAAAAGAGGCGCAATTTACATAATTGCACCTCAAAAAAAATGCTAACAATATTCTAATAACGTTGACAACGTTTCTCAAGAAAGTCATTCGCAGCTCGTTCAACATCTTTAACAAGCGTTTCTATTTTTTGGCGATCAGCCGTTCCACTGCGCCAATCGGTATAAATATCAATTTGCCTTTTTCCATCAAATTCATCATACGGCAATACATAGTTGACTTCAGCGCGAATAAACCACATATTATCCGCATCTTGGCGAAGCGATACCTTCAATCCACAACTCGTATCCTTCGATTCAATTGAAAGATTATCGAAAAGACATTTACGATAATTTTCTCTTTTTTGCGCATTAGCACACAATGATTTTATTTTGTCCCTAAATTCATTCCAGCGGAGACCCAATTGACCATTTAGCATCAGCTCTTGTTCACTAAAGTAAACTGAAGTTTTATCAGGATTATAGAATAATGTTACATTTCCCACTGCATCAATTTCACCGATATTACATCCAGAATCGTTCACAATATTAGATTTTTTACCCTGAAGAGGAATTTTCACCTGACATTGGAATTCCTCTTTTATAGTAGTGATAACATCCATAAGTTCATTTATTTTCATAATAATACTCCAATTTTTGATAATAACTTAATATACACTTCATTTACATAAATTAATATTATATATTTCGGCGCAAAATATTACAAACTAATTACAAACATATATAATATCATACAAAAACAAAAAAGCCAAATTACATTCTTTAAACATCAAAGTTCTACACTACTTTACGTGACCAGCCACCACAGCTTTATTTTCAAACGAATCCAAAGGGTTAATTATACTATACTTTCTGCAAAACGAGCGATTACATGAAAATCTACTACCACCTCCCCGGACTATTTGAATTTTACGACTTATACAAGGCGTATCTGCCGCTATTCCGCGAGCACCGTGAATATTTTTACGACTGGTGCGAAATCGGTTCCATTTACGGAGCGCCGAGCGACTGCATTTGGGGCGGTGGGCGAGTCGGTTTCGGAGATGCAGAGCCGCGAAAAGTTGCGAAACTCATGCGGGAATATGAGATTTCCGCGAGGCTCACTTTCAGCAATTCATTGATTCGCGAAGAACACTTCGCCGATGCCCGATGCAACAAGTTGTGCAAAATGTTTGAAAGCGGTGCAGTTTCCAGCGCAGGCGAGATGCGCGCAATTCAAGATGAAGACAAGAATCGCGAGTATTCCGATGCAAGCGAAATGAACACAGTTCAAAACGGCATCATCATCCATTCCGACCTATTGCTGAATTACATCAAAACCAAGTACCCCAATTTTTACTTCGTCTCCTCAACGACAAAAGTTATCACAGATTTCGAGCAATTCAAAGCAGAGCTTGACCGCGATGATTTCCGCTATGTCGTTCCTGATTTCAGACTCAACAAGCAATTCGACAAATTGAACGCACTCACAAGC
It includes:
- a CDS encoding glycosyltransferase family 2 protein; the protein is MLLSVIIPVFNEEEIVAETYRVLEEELKDIEHELIFVNDGSKDRTREIVEGLLPGNPNNKIINFSRNFGHQAAFSAGLDHCIGDAVVIIDGDLQDPPSLIHEMLEKWREGYQVVYAQRNKRKGETLFKRFTAFCFYRIIGKLTSIDIPPDTGDFRLMDRCVVDQLKNLPERSRFLRGLVCWVGFKKIGVKYDRAERTAGTSKYPLKKMLRLAFDGITGFSSAPLKISFYMGWIATIVGFALLVWSILEKFLSPATTVPGWASLMTAIIFFAGVQLLTIGILGEYIGRIYDEVKQRPLYIEDKK
- a CDS encoding transketolase, whose amino-acid sequence is MQDSLVTKAADNVRILSAAMVQKAKSGHPGGAMGAADAITLLFAEFLRYDPDNANWMARDRFFMDPGHMSPLLYSELVLTNRLTLEDVKNFRQLGSRTPGHPEVDVSLGIENSSGPLGIGHGIALGGAIAERFMVERFGSIVEHKTVCLVSDGGLEEEIAYGVGRIAGHLKLSNLIFFYDANQVQLSCKTEDVMDHDFVGQYESWGFRVIECDGSNIAELRKAFKAAWTETEKPVLVYGHTTMAKGAIAEDGKSYEGAVSTHGQPLNAAGASTSATVKNLGGNPDDPFQVFDDVKAGFEARANELRKEVAEWKKAKAAWDKANAEKSATLNEWLSGKGLKIDLSKLNIKEGVATRVTSGTVLGYLAENYHNIICSSADLSNSDNTQAFLDKTGIFRANDFKGAFVQVGVAELTMGAIANGIALHGGLYPICATFFVFSDFMKPAIRMAALMGLPVKYVFTHDSFRVGEDGPTHQPIEHETQIRLLESLTKASGKAEMLVLRPADAYETLAAWEMAFENNDSPTALILTRQVVNTLPGDNRYEAAKACRKGAYIVSDNTAAGKKPELTLVANGSDVLLEHQAAELLRAEGKAVRVVSMISPALFLKQDKAYRDSIIAPWTPVFAKSSGLPLLFAQVVGGFGKVSGLERFGASAPAGVLEKEFGYVPEAVAAAAKEYLAEFAKNVEDFKKANA
- a CDS encoding NPCBM/NEW2 domain-containing protein, which encodes MNYKDAILKLFKNLAHPAGIIGTIVALIIPILIYLLGSPKGSHKDIIRQLDLNLPFGLFWLQLILGIVLFCVLNKDFREWIKGILPEKSISIMALVFAVAVSIFAGTQIEARHRVQSDESVFMSVAQNMYYNHISGTCNQGDFDQNQLNCHANSNSFKTKGLSFLYYLGMPLFGNNLRWIFTAEFVMLPLSFLLMFLAIVAWTRQPLLAFLASLLMALQPTVLFQFRAMSVEPLYIFLSALSLLVFKWAYDRNTIRHWTLLALILAFFAQTRQETIFCIFAFILFALPKLLDKKDAKAPTFFVVFSIFSVPVLLTISYFQGFGFQGGEFEAHGHFFEDLAKNWDVMTMKIGDNGELRNPFLSYFNYLFVIGAIYLVFRAINDARKSDFTYLKILSFLLLYHVQTYVILENVSGDFSIEINQRYSLVMLPTMAFVAALPITHMIQYFATPMNSKEQNAKGAFAGILIAAIIFTGWTFHYKQDFNKNIMYNRNHLTIEEYEILGWLKEQPKADRFFIYGRPWHFIGYGISSIHYDEARKMSNAKMKKLIDKYKGEVYYIRGLDCWDSHTYHKKAVEHRIATTCDVFEREMDMTGVKNILITNNYWVQIAKFNGRKNYSPENIISTSEIEIIPDDSTKSKAAALRINYKLNEKGTAVANWTLTITLNDQPLTIKKYQFGEYSKDINIEGLQPGFNQIRFIVQDLATKSKLADISKFHFEKANGVVALTEIPIVSHQQEWGQMHKNESIEGNKLTVNGQLYANGIGTHASSTTVFDIDKKYSRFRLSAGLDDESLCSEGVAVEVLGDGKSLVKTPFFKNGVLHKVEADVAGVQKLTIKSMPQKSINCSHVDIINPVLIP
- a CDS encoding class I SAM-dependent rRNA methyltransferase, which codes for MAFDLKNKLAIALEKRSSLFSVTDALRIVNGSADGFPGLTIDKFGDRYQMQFFGPELLTSKTEIVNAVGELFNPVCVVTKERLSSAGRSLENAPMDVVVGSREDAVGVVREGKAQFHVDLMDTINPGLFLDMRHVRLEVEERFRAMSGACSSHPETAQSSNPAAFDGPRFLNLFSYTCSFSVHARLGGAAVATNADISGKILDKGRENYALNGLDLRPGEFFRGNAIEYVHWAKKKGLRFDGIVLDPPSFARFKGFNFNVREHLMPLVAECAELLNPNGFFMVSSNYSEFNLNAFARDVLAAVSSVHPKAKTSWKKSQDVDFVGSGSTKDSCLVATLVEV
- a CDS encoding sigma-54 dependent transcriptional regulator, whose amino-acid sequence is MMNILIADFDRKFVEELQRNWSIAGTNLLVCSDEKTLMPLIKKTSIDLAFIEVPFLMLDNMDLISYLKERQPGIEIFVLCDDRNWQGAASAITRGATSFLKKPITLSLLENTANKIQAQQQNKSNTQLMESQVLDSLLGDTPEMRKILKTVYKVAPTNSTLLITGESGSGKEFLANVVHRYSKRANEPFVPVNCGAIPENLVESELFGSKKGSYTGSTADKKGLFESANGGTLFLDEVGELSPATQVKLLRFLQSHEIRRVGETEARYLDIRIIAATNRDLQQAMHEGRFREDLYYRLNTFHLQLPPLRERKPVIPNLIRYFILKNKEAQGKEIHDLEPAALYALTKYPYPGNIRELENIMEHAIVLSEGGIIKLEDLPEYVQVEAREKTVAIPHIKDAGSYKESASEPISDIVEEVEDDEKSAENPIGTPIHFEPISGKTDNAGLLTHNPTKYLTHNPEPDDEEILSLDEMERRHILHALSICKGNKTEVCKKLGISRATLWRKLKELKIEMDGGEE
- the nrdR gene encoding transcriptional regulator NrdR, with amino-acid sequence MICPFCKNDNDKVVDSRVSGSSIRRRRECCACGRRFTTREYVEVQQLTVIKRSGEREPFQREKLLRGIMNSCKKRPVSIDDIEQLVTRVENALQTSENSEVSYDQIGNLVMQELKKLDAVAYVRFASIYREFKEVGEFVDQIKTLDK